The Salvia splendens isolate huo1 unplaced genomic scaffold, SspV2 ctg455, whole genome shotgun sequence nucleotide sequence CCAGAACCCGCGAATTCGACGACATGCTTCAATCAATCCGCAGCTACGGCTACACCCTCTTCACCAACGGCATCGCCACATCCGATCTCAAATACGAGCTCCTCTCCGCCGTCTCCAACTTCACCCTCTTCGCCCCCCGAGACGAGCTCCTCTACGCCCTCGACATGGCCGCCGACGCCTCCTTCTACGTCAGCACCCTCCGCTACCACGTCATCTCCAGCCGCCACACATTCGCCGGCCTCAAGAACCTCTCCGCCCCCTTCCTCGACACCCTCCTCCCCGACTACGCCGTTTTGATCGGAAAATTCCGCGACGTCGACGCCGACAGCGACCGCGCCTCCGTCGGCCTCATCGTCAAcggcgtccggatcgcctaccCGGACCTCTTCCTCGGCTCCAGAATCGCGGTCCACGGAATCGAAGGAATCCTCCTCACCGGACTCAACATGAGCCGCGATCTCGAATACGGCTCCGGGCATTTCCCGCCGATCGGATCTCCGGCGCCGGCGTTCCACCCAATTCCTACCCCGCCGTCGAATGAATCGGATATTCGGGCAGATATGCCCAATTCTCCGACTCCGGGACCGGCGAGGGGGATTCGGAAGGCGAAGGCTCCGGCTCCGCCGGCGTCTACTTTTATTGGGATTATTCCGGCGAAGGGGATTCAGAAAGCTGATGCGCCGGCTCCGGCGGGGGCTGGGAATATTCCGGTGCCGGAGACTGACCGGAATGGTGTGCCGGCAGCGGCGTCGCGGGAATGGGCTGCGACGCCAACGATCTCGCaggagcagatggagaagatgaagaGGCTGGGCAAGAAGACGCCGGGGAAAAGGCTGCGGAAGGGGCGGCGCCGCCCCGGAGGCGTAAGGAGCTCCGTGATCTGTAAACTGCATGGGCTGTATTGGAATAATCCAGATATCTTGGGGTCAATGTGTGATTTCTTGGATTTACAAATATTTAGTGTTTCTCTTCCTTTCAAAATGCTGCTGAGTGTGAATTTTTTAGGATATTGATCACTATGTTCATCTAAAATGTTGCAtcctctttccatttttagtctTGTATCACAAATTAATTTCGGACTGACCTACAATTTACTTATGTAGATTGTTAAAcgaaagaaaaaatagaatagCATTAACGCTTGAGTTAAAGAAAAACATATAGAGCAACATGAGTTGCACATAAATTGATAGCTCATTTGTGCTTAGGAGGAAACATATATTGAGATATGAAAACAAATTAACTAAGAAGGGTGTAAAGTAGGATTTTATTGGTGAAAGTAAAGGATATAATTTAGTAGCCACGAAGAATGTCTCCTTGTTGAGTGGAATAACCAAGAGAGCTCATCATTTTCTTATGGCCTTGCAACAGCCTGGCCCGAGATACGTCATGACAACTTCCGTGGTGCAAGACTGGAGGTGAAACATAGACTTCCAACAGCTTGTTCCTCTAGCATTCGGCCCGTCGACTAACAAACAAGGAGAGCTACGGAGACGAACTTCAACGTGGAATATGCATATGCCATCGTATCGTATATTAGTAGTGTGTAGAAAGTTGTTGCCAACGGAGTTATATAGTTGGATTTGAGAATGAGAGATAGATAGCCAAGGGACACTGCGGTTTTCTTCTAGTAACTGATtatatatatgaatttattatgcAAATTCACACGATTCATTAATCAATTTTTTGTAGTATTCAGTTTAACTAAAGTACTCCAATTAATGAATAAGTAATGGGCCGAGTAAGTGTAAGGGCCCAAGATTATGTAACCAAGGCCCAATAGACAAAGCCCAAACCCTTTCTTCTCTCTAATCTCTCTCGGTGTAAACAGGCCAAAATTAGGAAGCTTAGCAATGGGATCGGAGAATCTACCGAGGAAGGAGGCGAACGTGCTCCGGGGGCACGAAGGGGCCGTGCTGGCGGCGCGATTCAACTCTAACGGCGAGTATGTCCTTAGCTGTGGCAAAGACCGCACCATACGCCTTTGGAATCCCCACCGTGGATTGCACATCAAGACCTACAAATCGCACGGCCGTGAAGTCCGCGATGTCCATGTCACAGGGTACGGAACTTATACCAGTTGATGTTGGCGTTTTTGCTGGATTTGTTTTGCTACCTTTTTCATGCTCCGTGTGGGtgttttgaaattttgattttgctTGAAACAGGGATAATTCGAAGCTCACCTCGTGCGGAGGCGATCGGCAAGTGTTCTACTGGGATGTGGCGACTGGTCGTGTTATTCGGAAATTTCGCGGGCATGATAGTGAGGTCAGTTTAATCTATAGCATCGTTGGCGGTTGATTTGGTTTTATGAATTTATTCTGAGAATTAGGGTTTGAAATGAAATGTGCAAGTGGAGGTGTCTTCTATATCGCATTTTCTTCCCTGCATTAGTAGTAGGTAAATAAACTTCGTAAAATCTACTTTTTGGAGTTTCTTCTGGTGAAATGCCGAGATTGTAATTCGTAAcaaatccttcttcttcacaatgTGTCTTCAATGATCATTCACAATTATATTGTAGCAATTGAGGAATATCGTTGGTCACAATAGTAGCTGGAGGAGTTGATAAGactgtatgtgtgtgtgtttcaaAAGGACGGTAAAATGGGAGTGATGCATTTCAAATTCTTCATTCGTAAAATAAATATGGACATGGGGATGGATTGATTTGAAAAATGGAATTATTTAGTTGACATTCCTCTACCTTGTTACCAGGTGAATGCTGTGAAGTTCAATGAATATGCATCAGTGGTTGTCTCAGCTGGTTATGACCGTTCATTGCGTGCTTGGGATTGTCGATCTCAGAGTACTGAGCCTATTCAGGTTCgttgttttgttttataaaaGATGATACCAGCTACCTCTGATTTCATTACGTTAATAATTTTCCGTGTGCTTAAACTTCCTGCTATTTGTGTTTTAAATTTCCAGATCGTTAATTTTGACCAAACAAATATTGCAGATTATTGATAGCTTTGCAGACAGCGTCATGTCTGTTTGTTTAACAAAAACTGAGATAATTGCTGGAAGTGTTGATGGGACTGTTAGAACATTTGATATTCGAATTGGTAGGTATGTGTCTTGTAAAATGATGATAACACTTCttatgagtgtgtgtgtgtgtgtgttcatTTTCTCCTCCCCAGCCCCTCAAATGCGTAGCTCATTGCTTATTCAGGATCCTTTTGATCTATGATTGTTTGCTATCTAAATTGTGACCTATTCATGTATGTAAACAGAGAAATATCCGATGATCTTGGGCACCCCGTGAACTGTATTTCCCTCTCAAATGATGGAAACTGTGTATTAGCCAATTGTCTTGATTCGACTTTAAGGCTTTTGGACAGGTAAATGCTGCTGAGGTCACACTTATGTAAATGCTTCGGGTCTTAAATGTTGTTTCTCAAATAGATTCCTCTGTGACAGATCAACTGGTGAATCGTTGCAAGAATATAAAGGCCATACTTGCAAGGTTTTCTGTTAAAGCTTTATGACATATTTCTTGTGATTTTTTACAATACCACCAACAACATATGAAGGCCATAAGCTTGATTTAACGTAGCTGAGTATTGTTGTATCTTCGCCAGTCATTCAAGATGGACAGCTGCCTAACAAACTCAGACGCTCATGTAGCTGGTGGCTCAGAAGATGGTTATATTTACTTTTGGGATCTTGTAGATGCACAAGTGGTGTCCAGTTTCCGAGCTCATTCATCAGTGGTAAAGTTGTTATTTCATGCTTCATCTTACTGTGTTTTCATTCATGTGCCAATGCAAGTTCTTTGATGTTTGGTTTACTAGTCAAATAAGTATGAAGATTGTGAACaaattgtaaaatttcaagatgatCTAAACTAGTTTTTGGTTCAATGACCGACCCTCTATTTGTTTCACATAGATATAATTTCCAATGTTTTTACTTGATACTTGACTTAATCTCTGTGTATGTGTATAAGCCATATAATTTTTGTATGCTGCAGACACTCTGTTGTGAGATCACTCAACATATTTCCTAATCTCGGCTCCCCTCATTTATTCTACTGTCTATCTTTGTTTTTGCTTGTTGGTagttattgttttattttgcttGATCATTTTTGGCCCGACAGGTAACTAGCGTGAGTTATCACCCAAAAGACGATTGCATGATTAGTGCCTCTGTTGATGGCTCGATTCGAGTTTGGAAAGCCTGAAAGATGGGGAGTAGTAGGAGGCAATGAGGAACGTCAATTTGCCGTTTCCTTGTTATTTGGTCTCGACTTACTGGTTGCGATTGCTGAAAGTTTCACCCAATCCCTAGTGAAGAAATGCCAAGTTTGATCGATAAAgagagtttttatttttctgatTTCCTTCGTCATATGTAAATGTAAAATCGAAGCTAATGCAACCAAAAAAAACTTGTGGTTTCTATGAAATTTTTATGTGAATTGATTCtatcttatttcattttatagGACCTTCGAAACAAAAATTAGGCATGGTCAACTTAGatataaatttcattttaaattgtGATATGAGCATTTCTTTTACCTACCGCTTCATAATGTGTTTTTTCTAAAATTCCAGTATGAAAAAACAAAGATTTCCATTAAATTTAGCATCAGTTTCCAGCTTAAAAGGATTTCTAAAATATTATGCACGACTGAGTAGTTGCATGGAAAGGAATTGTAGCATTTTACAAAGAAAACGAATTGAATACAAAAAGAACATTACAGTTAAAAGTGGTTATAATTACAATAACACGTCTTTTACAAACataatattagtataatatttAAGACCGACTTGTTTGATTATTTCTCACACGTAACCCtattttaacatttttaaatATAGTTGCTCCCATTTAAAGTCATTTTCCCATAATTACCATACGTTTTGCTTGTAATAGAAGTTGTTGGTTGGAGTAGTTTAAAGAAAAAACATTGTTATATAGCTCGAGATTTTAATTCACACTTTACTTTCTTGCCAAGtaaaaaccaaaaacaaaagAAGATAATAAAGCCACTAACATAGTAGTACGTGTGATTTGGCAATAATTCGATTATTTTCCCTTTTGTGGA carries:
- the LOC121790255 gene encoding WD repeat domain-containing protein 83-like — its product is MGSENLPRKEANVLRGHEGAVLAARFNSNGEYVLSCGKDRTIRLWNPHRGLHIKTYKSHGREVRDVHVTGDNSKLTSCGGDRQVFYWDVATGRVIRKFRGHDSEVNAVKFNEYASVVVSAGYDRSLRAWDCRSQSTEPIQIIDSFADSVMSVCLTKTEIIAGSVDGTVRTFDIRIGREISDDLGHPVNCISLSNDGNCVLANCLDSTLRLLDRSTGESLQEYKGHTCKSFKMDSCLTNSDAHVAGGSEDGYIYFWDLVDAQVVSSFRAHSSVVTSVSYHPKDDCMISASVDGSIRVWKA
- the LOC121790260 gene encoding uncharacterized protein LOC121790260 → MAFLFSSAILFLLLLSSAANSPTRTREFDDMLQSIRSYGYTLFTNGIATSDLKYELLSAVSNFTLFAPRDELLYALDMAADASFYVSTLRYHVISSRHTFAGLKNLSAPFLDTLLPDYAVLIGKFRDVDADSDRASVGLIVNGVRIAYPDLFLGSRIAVHGIEGILLTGLNMSRDLEYGSGHFPPIGSPAPAFHPIPTPPSNESDIRADMPNSPTPGPARGIRKAKAPAPPASTFIGIIPAKGIQKADAPAPAGAGNIPVPETDRNGVPAAASREWAATPTISQEQMEKMKRLGKKTPGKRLRKGRRRPGGVRSSVICKLHGLYWNNPDILGSMCDFLDLQIFSVSLPFKMLLSVNFLGY